The proteins below come from a single Malus domestica chromosome 03, GDT2T_hap1 genomic window:
- the LOC139194767 gene encoding secreted RxLR effector protein 161-like: MRMRRTTMREEAVDDTLSQDERVTGDDVEEIKRLQGYLSSESEMKDLGGLKYFLGIEVAHSCEDHMAAVMRILSNLKGVPGKGLILRKHGHLEVKGYTDAGWAGNITDRRSTSGYFTFVGGNLVTWRSKKQNVVARSTAEAKYRGMAHGICELLWLRILLTEIGFKPHGAMLLYYDNQVAREIANNPV, translated from the exons atgaggatgagaAGGACGACGATGAGGGAGGAGGCCGTCGACGACACTCTCTCGCAGGATGAGCGAG TTACTGGTGATGATGTTGAAGAGATAAAAAGACTACAGGGGTATCTCTCTTCGGAGTCTGAGATGAAAGACTTAGGAGGCTTAAAGTACTTCTTGGGAATTGAAGTTGCTCATTCTTGTGAGG ATCACATGGCTGCAGTAATGCGGATTTTGAGTAATTTGAAAGGTGTACCTGGAAAAGGGTTGATTCTCAGGAAACATGGGCATTTAGAGGTAAAAGGATACACAGATGCTGGTTGGGCTGGAAACATTACTGATAGACGCTCTACATCAGGGTACTTTACATTTGTTGGAGGTAATCTTGTAACTTGGAGGAGCAAGAAGCAAAATGTGGTTGCTAGATCCACTGCAGAGGCCAAATACCGTGGTATGGCACATGGGATTTGTGAATTGTTGTGGCTAAGAATCCTCCTGACTGAGATTGGGTTCAAACCACATGGAGCTATGCTGTTGTATTATGATAATCAAGTTGCGAGAGAAATAGCTAATAATCCAGTTTAG